One Silene latifolia isolate original U9 population chromosome 4, ASM4854445v1, whole genome shotgun sequence DNA segment encodes these proteins:
- the LOC141651594 gene encoding uncharacterized protein LOC141651594, translated as MDIDTHDKIRLSFARVMVELPMDQQLPEKVKFLDETGQVVYVNIEYEWRHISCTSCTGIGHDATQCRKPKRKKNMPQTQGFIPQSKPPQKNEWRPVVKPRNQPTSVLTPPTLTSTNFPPLHTVRNTLVIKSTPVKQIIRLNRQEGMVGVRLSGKFSNYTFMDALNDNAISQEQFLSYSAQHIHMLTHSQTDGKKFFLTMIYAFNGLYERVELWNTLKGISVTCTEPWLWLGDFNTVLSPIERLGGNTTDAEMEHFQDCVSICGMEDIPATGALFTWSNKQDPCDRVYNRLDRVMGNQEWLDRFDTSLAHFHPEGLFDHCPCTIVDKKAEIGGKKSVKYFNIWVTAPSFKDSVAMN; from the exons ATGGATATTGACACGCATGATAAAATTCGGTTGAGCTTTGCTAGGGTTATGGTAGAACTACCTATGGATCAGCAGCTTCCTGAGAAAGTGAAATTTTTAGACGAAACTGGGCAGGTGGTGTATGTGAACATAGAGTATGAATGGAGGCATATCTCTTGTACTAGCTGTACAGGGATAGGGCATGATGCTACTCAATGCAGAAAACCTAAGAGGAAGAAGAACATGCCTCAGACTCAAGGATTTATACCACAGTCTAAACCTCCCCAGAAAAATGAATGGAGGCCTGTTGTGAAACCTCGGAATCAGCCTACTAGTGTGCTAACTCCTCCTACTCTGACCTCTACCAATTTTCCTCCACTACATACAGTTAGAAATACTCTTGTTATTAAGTCTACTCCAGTTAAGCAAATCATAAGGCTTAATAGGCAGGAAGGAATGGTTGGGGTGAGATTATCAGGAAAGTTTAGTAACTATACTTTTATGGATGCTCTAAATGATAATGCAATATCACAAGAGCAG TTTCTCTCTTATAGTGCTCAACATATCCATATGTTGACACATTCTCAAACTGATGGTAAAAAATTCTTTCTTACTatgatttatgcttttaatggCTTGTATGAAAGAGTTGAACTATGGAATACTCTTAAGGGGATTTCTGTTACGTGTACTGAACCTTGGCTATGGCTTGGGGATTTCAATACAGTTTTATCTCCTATTGAGAGATTAGGTGGTAATACAACTGATGCTGAGATGGAACATTTTCAGGACTGTGTGTCTATTTGTGGTATGGAGGACATACCTGCCACCGGTGCCCTGTTTACCTGGTCAAACAAACAGGACCCTTGTGATAGGGTGTACAATAGGTTGGATAGAGTAATGGGAAATCAGGAGTGGTTGGACAGGTTTGATACTAGCCTTGCTCACTTTCACCCTGAGGGACTCTTTGATCACTGTCCCTGTACCATTGTGGATAAGAAAGCTGAAATTGGAGGGAAAAAGAGTGTTAAATATTTCAATATATGGGTTACTGCTCCCAGTTTTAAGGATTCGGTTGCCATGAATTAG